In Labrus mixtus chromosome 9, fLabMix1.1, whole genome shotgun sequence, the DNA window TGTAATGTGATTCAAAGTTCACTTGATGACTGCTGACAGGGAAATTCTAAGGTCATCGTAAGGttttagctgttttctttttgcctgTAGAAAAGAAGATGGCACTCCTTGTGGTTTTTGCGCTGCTGTGCCTGTCCTGCTGGGCCTCTTTCTACTTTATCGTGTGCATTGTTAACGGGTCCAGAAGCTACGAGTGGAACTGTCGCCTCGTCACACTGGTACATGGCATCCTGGCAGTCTGCATCACATCATACATAGGCTATGTGGATGGACCCTGGCCTTTCACTCATCCAGGTAGGGGGCTTATCAAATCATCaatgtgttattatttttgcatAACAGACAAATTTAATGAGAGTCAATTGTTAACATTATTGCTGATTAATGCTGTCTATTTTGACTTGTAGTTTGAGCTCAGAATTGCTTCACATGTTGTGCAAAATGCTGAGTGTTATTCAAAACAGACATTAGTGTGCACTGTTTAGACTACAACAACTTGCAAAGTGTGGATAAGctcttcatcagagacaaatcCTTTAACTGTGATCCTCCAACCTTTATTCTGTATTGCTTGTGTTATTGCAACTTATGTGTAAAAAATATGCTAACTACAAACTGTTGCATGTTTCTGTTCATGGATGCCAGGTACCAAGAACACTCCCCTGCAGATGAGTGCTTTGGTGGTGAGCCTGGGCTACTTTATTTTTGATATGGCCTGGTGTGTGTACTTCCGCACAGAGGGACCCGTTATGCTGGCCCACCACACCATGAGCATCCTGGGAATCCTGTTGACTCTGTGGCTGGGGGAGTCTGGCATCGAGGGATGTGCGGTTCTCTTTGGCAGTGAAATCACCAACCCCCTGCTGCAGACACGCTGGTTCCTCAAACAAACAGGACGTTACAGGACAGTGCTGGGGAACGTTGTAGACATCTCGTTCGTACTGCTGTTTGTGGTAATGCGAATCTTTGTGGGAGGCACAATGCTGTACTGTGAGCTGATCTCCCCAAGACCGAGATTCTTTATCAAGTGTGGGGGAGTGGCTATGTATGCTCTGTCCTGGGTGTTCATGGTGGACATTGTCCGATTTGCAATTCGGAAGAGCAAGAGCTGGCACAAACAGCAAAAGAACCAACAAGAGACAGTGACAGCTAATGGCTACGAGTTGAAGAATGACTAATCGTTTTGTATTATCTTTTAGTAAACCGGTTCACATTTGGTGAGTTTTTCACTTTGGGTTACTCTGTAGAGACagtacaaaaatattttttttggtattttaaactaaaattaaaAAGGGATATTTCACACATGACTTTCTGTTTAGAATTGTCCTGTGACacctttttgtgctttttttgatAAACTAGTTTTTATTGCCATAATGTCAGCTGAACACATGATAAATAAGGATTGATAATATATAACATGCAgttaacaaacaacacaaatacagtaTGTCGTGTGTGTCCCTGAAAACCAAAGCACTTTCTATCAACACGTGAACAGATGTTACTCTAGTGGCCTACTCAAGTGAAGTGTTAGTGAAGAGACAGTTTACATGTAACACCCGTGGTGCTTGTGAAACATTTCTATTCACATCGGAAAGTTAGGGCTTTGCGGGGTTCTTTTGGCTCGTGTGAAACTTTGAGCGGATCTGAAAGATACACTCAGGGAGAAGAAGTCATaccagaaagtctgagtgagatACAGAGAGATGCATTGAGATGATGActgttttttatgatttactGAAAGAAGTCTTCTATGCTTTTAAccactgtaaaaaaaagcttacataTGATGTATTTCTCTCATGTATAGAAAGCAGTTCTACTCTGGAAATGCGATGATTTTGCGGTCTGTTTAGTTATGATTTACGCAAATTATAACCACTTCAAATGTTTACTAgaaaatatcttacatattttGTATTCAAAGTTATGTGAAGTGTCTATATTCACTGTATAGTTGAGTATGGACCAGAATGACTTCATTAAGTTGTTAAGACAGAAGTCCGACGACAGATCTGTATACTCTTTACAGGAAGCTcacaattatttaatttaacagaGTCATGTCACAGTCTCATGGAGATTTTGTCAGGTGAAACTAAACTATTGAATGAAGTGAAATTCACTGTGAGCTATCACAGCTAGGCTTTCTTTAGTCTTTGCCTTATGTttgatcaaacaaaaacaatgatttaagaGGTATATGTTCTATGTTTGATTAAGTCCcataaacattttgatttctaTATAAAGCCTTAACACAAGGGAGTACTGCCCAAATATCTAGGGCTGACAAATAAATAACTGTTGTTGTATATGTTCAATACAATGATAATGAAATAACACTGAGGTAATTGTGATTTCAGAAATTCTGTTTTCCAGTTTAGTCATTtctaaaatgacaaaataagtaattactctttgttttattgacaTGTGGCGACTTTTGTCCTACTCTTTGTGTGGATTTTGACAGTGTTTGTCATTTTATATAAATTGTTGTCagaaaaatattaatcaaagtATTTACATATGGATTTTAACTGGTATGGTCcaatcagaaaaacacaagtgcATCATGGGACTAAGGTGAAAGTGGTTTGGTATGCAGGTTATTAACAAACATGATTTAGTCAACTTCATGACTGGATTTGTTCTGAGGACAAACGGCGAACCACTAGCTTTCCTCTTTGTGCTTGggctttatattgttttttttttgttattattatgaagTTGTGATTTTAAATCTATTCAACATGGATATCTGCAGTTTAAATGTCTGTCATCCCTTTGTTTTGCAACTTGCATGAAATCACTGAAATAAGATGTGCTGCTCTCACACAAGGTCTAGTTTCCTCTTCACTATTTCATCTAAGAAAGTAACATCTCTAACTGGTGTGTGCCTTAGTTTTCTGAATGTACTttcctcattttcttttgttttttggtatGTCTTGTATTGTGAACTCTCGGTACATGTTGAAATTGTGAAGAGCCACTTTCAGTTTTGGGTTTCATGATTTGCCTTTGTAATGCCTGTGTGGAGTCAAATAAAGATgtgattgattgtttttatgcatttaaactatttagaaagaaaaataaacaaatgaagctAAGGGATCGGCAGCGTTTGTGTCAATTAATTCAACAGACACTCATATGTCTGTGTCTTACACTAGAATTGCACTGAGACTGAAGTTACCATAGCTGTCCACAAGATGGTGTCATATCAATTATAAATGAATGAGCAGCGTGGCAACATGAGTAATTCTAAAAATGCTATTATAacagtaaaatacaaacaaacaacaaaaaaacaaagacattgtaGAAAGTAAAAATTGATGCTGAAATTCCATGATGCATTTAAGAACTAGAGCATGCAAAGTTGTTTTGTACAACATTTTGGGTTATAGTGACTAGCATATGTTGTAGCGTCATACAGTATTTTAAAGCTGCTACAAACATGCAGTTTCACATATGTCATTCATCTACACAAACACTGGCTATGTAAATACTAAATTCATTGAATGGAATGTAAAGTTTGATATTGTTTTTGACAGGCAGTTTGAACACCTAACACCATACCTTAgtttgtaaagtgtattttcttctCTCAGGTTAGTTTaatgagacaaacacatgtaaactaatataaaaacatgtactCCAAGCGACTGTTAATGGAATCAATGAATATTAACTGCTCTGATACGGATTTtaccccaaaatgtttttttttgtagactaTTGTTAAGGACATTGATGAAACCACCCAGCTGGatatccttttctttttatttctgtctcttaaAGAGACCAAAacgtgcacaaacacatacatgaacacacagacacacacccacagtcTGTCTTTCAGGCTTTATCTGTTGATGGGTTTAGTAAGATTCATAGAAAAGGGTTGTACTCTTATGGGTGATGGACAAAGACTGAGCTGTGGGCTGTAAATAATGAACATAATGACTACTCTCTAGGTCCCTGAACAACCACAGATACACAAGGCCATGAGTATCATGAAATAATCATAAAACAGGACGCATAATTAAAGGTATTCAACAACCTAGAATAAACTGCCTCCTTACCACTTTCAAAAATTTCAAAGCAATGTTGTCgtatttaaaaattaaataaatcaattctTATTGACAATTTTAcctaatattatttttttggctttatcTGCCACACTAATACTATACAAATCAAGTAGCCTTCTTCTATTTGACAGGGTGACACAAgtgacttttttctttaaagtatgATTTAAAGATGATTTGACTGCCAATACAATCCATATTCTTCTTAATACTCAATATATGAATTCACCAAAAGTCTAACACTTTTCATTCATAAACACCTCAATTTAATTCGgtgatgaaatattaaatgtgCTACTTCAAAAATTAACAAGAAACTACTATTAGTCGTAATATTAGCAGTGGCTATTTAAtagttattgttgtttttgtatgtacCAGTAATATTTTCAGCGATGTTCCCCAACATTACACTGAAACAATATGAGTTTTCTCCTCTCCCGGCGGAAGTGGTTAGTGGAAGCGCTAGTGGACTCCAACAGCTAGCGAGCTAGGGCGTTGCTAGCGGCAGaaagtgggattttttttttggtacctTTCCGCAAAGTTGTGTTCTCGTACAAATAACGTCTTGCGGTGGAAAAAGCTGCCGTGTGTGTTCGCTTATAAGTTTTTATGCGTCTCGTTTGTAttttgcagctgtttttttcaaaGGACTGGTGTTACTTTCTGTCCCGTTAGCTGACCACATAGCTAGCCTGCTCGCATCCACGGGAATTCTGCCGAGAAACGACTGAATTCTGGAAACATGGAGTCAAGGAACGTCGCGCTGTGCTAACCGACTTCACTGGATTTTCTCTCGCCAAGGAGACTTTTTTTGAAGGACATTATACGAGGACATAACGTAAGCCAGTCAACATTCACGCCGagttgtgtatatatattttcgGTAGCTGGCCGGCTCATTGTTGTGAACGAGAGTTTGCTTAGTTTGCACTCGAAACAAGAGCATacgaagtttttttttttttgctgaaagaGCTCATCTGTtttgttagctgttagctaacGAGATTCAACAGCCAGCCTTGCCCGTGAGAAAAGATTTCTAGGAagaaatacgttttttttttatccaccaTCTATTTTACGTCGGTATAACATTAGCTGCGGTTGTTTTTGCGCTAGTGTGTAACACGGGGTTTGTTTAAACTCGCTTTTTGAGCGACTCTCATGGTCACGGGAGAATCGTCCCCACATCCCCAGACAGGCATTTCTGGGAGCAGGGAATACCAAATGGGACTGGAGGAATTTCCAGCATCTTCAAATATCATTTAGGAACCGAGGCCATTCAGCCGAGCCCGGGGTGGTGGCAGACTGGACTACATCGCTGGGCCAAGGTGTCTGTTACATTGGGATACAGATTGTTTACACGTTTTACATCGGCGGAAAACTGGGATGTGAATGCACAGGATTCACACAAGGAGTTCATACATGCAAGACAACTTGCGCCAGCTGGTGCAGTGTATTATTCTTGTTGCCAAAATATTGTTCATCGCCGGGGTAGGATATCATCTGACTGAGCAGCTAATACGACAGAGGCCCCGATTAATTTTAAGGTCTGCACTGTGGACAGATTCCTTACCTTCTGACAAGGGATATTGGGGAACAGACATTTAGACAGTATTTCTTTCCCTGAAGTGTTTGGACGTGCCAGCTGTGTCCTACAAATAATTTATTCTCGACAACACCAGTCTCTAAATCCTTGCCTACCACAGACGAATGCCAGAGAAGGACGCGCCACTAAATCGCCTCATCACACTCTGGAAAATGTTAATCGGATATAATTTGCTGCAAATCTAGATCCGGAAGCCCAATGAGTGACACACAGTCCAGCTTCACTGACAGGTACAGTATACAACAGCATTCATACTCTTTTAAAGCACTGTCTGTACTCCCATTACTTTAGAGCAAAacataatgttattttttgttgcaAATGTTTGGTTATGGTGATATTAATCTGAAATTCAACCCGCTGTctgatgaaaacatgtttgacatGCTCCAAGCAAAGCACTTCTTTGTGGTGATGTGCTCCATAATAACTGGGTTACACAATCTAATTACTAAGAAAGGACATTAGATCTTTATGGAAACTCTGCTGATCTCAGCATGGGTAATGGAGTCCTCTGCAGACAGTAAAGTACTACTTGTCAATAAAGTAAGAATGCcactgtcactctgtgtgtgccAAGGAACAGCAGCCCCATGATCCCTGCACACCTTTCAGCATCACTATTACCTCTAAGCCTTTAAAGCTTACCTTCTCCAACACCTATTAAAACAATCTCTGGATTTAGACAAAACCTTAGCTTCGTGGAGTAATCACCTTATCTCAGGCTTCTGTTAACTTATACTCAGTGGTTGGACACTGTTGCTAAGATCAGCTGGCTAAATAGTGTGTCATGGCCTGAAGATCCAGTTAAATAGTGTGGAGGCATCAGTCTGTCCCATCCTAAGCCACTGTTCTGTTATTTCATAAGCATGAATTCCactctgtttttgttcctgGATAATAAGGAGGTCTCTGCTCTCAGTTTGATGTACTCTGGCATtgaaacagagaagtgaagctGTTGCGTTACGTCATGTTCCGTCCCACCTGAATCCCACATACCTGCGAGGAGAGCAGGCCAATACCGTGGAATGTGATAGTTGGATTTTCAGGGCAGAAGGAAGCTTTTGTGCACAGGTTGGGATCTGAAAATATCCTCATGGGCTAGGCTAGGGCGTAAGCTAGAGGCAAAAACCCAACCCCATTTCACatgacccccctcccccattgCTGGCACCAATTGCTATTGTGGTGCTCTTTATTATGTGTCATTTGAGACGGCATTACCACAACAAGACAGCATTGTAATCATCATATCTCTCGTTTAGGATATTACTTTCCTATCATTTAAGAAACTGTTAATGGAATTTAAACTGTACTTGATGCCATGAAGAACTGCTCTTGCTGTTGGTGTAGTCTGCTGTAGTCTGATGTAAAGGCTTGAATCCAAGTTTTGGTTTGATATCTTTAAAGGATGGGGATTTCAAACAAATCAACTATTTTGTAGTCACTGACAATTCATTGAACATAATTTGATTGCCCTCCACCCACACATGTACACCCACACCTAGCCAGATCATGTGTCTCCAAATGAACACTTGTGATCGGATCTCACTTTCTCCCTTCATATGCAAACACGGAGCTTCATTCAGCTTCATTAGCCTTTAAAACCAGTAAATGATAATAACAGACTGTGATGCAGCATGGCCACATGTGGTACAGAGGAGAGGATGGTTGCAGACTTAATGTGATGACAAAATGACCTACGTGATTACGTGACCTACACCGTTTCACATTATGAAACATCGGTGTCCTAACTGTGCTGCATTAATATAATCTGATCAACAGCTCGCGTGTCACGTCTTGCTTGATTCACAGTATGTGGAGACATTGATCATGTATTGTTGCAGGCTGTGCACAGAAATAAGTGTCTATTTTTGAGTCAGGGAAGGGGCatgtcagacagacagatctGCATTATATctcatcttctcctctgtgGATCATCTGTATTTTCATTGCTCTTTAGGTGTTAAATCtcaaaaactgtgtttgtggatCATTACAACCAGGCGCTGGCAAAACtatagaaaaat includes these proteins:
- the tlcd5a gene encoding TLC domain-containing protein 5a isoform X1, with the translated sequence MALLVVFALLCLSCWASFYFIVCIVNGSRSYEWNCRLVTLVHGILAVCITSYIGYVDGPWPFTHPGTKNTPLQMSALVVSLGYFIFDMAWCVYFRTEGPVMLAHHTMSILGILLTLWLGESGIEGCAVLFGSEITNPLLQTRWFLKQTGRYRTVLGNVVDISFVLLFVVMRIFVGGTMLYCELISPRPRFFIKCGGVAMYALSWVFMVDIVRFAIRKSKSWHKQQKNQQETVTANGYELKND
- the tlcd5a gene encoding TLC domain-containing protein 5a isoform X2, whose protein sequence is MALLVVFALLCLSCWASFYFIVCIVNGSRSYEWNCRLVTLVHGILAVCITSYIGYVDGPWPFTHPEGPVMLAHHTMSILGILLTLWLGESGIEGCAVLFGSEITNPLLQTRWFLKQTGRYRTVLGNVVDISFVLLFVVMRIFVGGTMLYCELISPRPRFFIKCGGVAMYALSWVFMVDIVRFAIRKSKSWHKQQKNQQETVTANGYELKND